AGGTGGTGGATGGGTCTTTGTTCAGAACCCTTTGCAGCAGATCTGTGACCCCCTCGACAAGTTGGGCCTTTTCCTCTGCTGATGGGCCGATGCCGTTAGGGCCACCTTCCTGGGTCACCTTGATGTTGACATAAGGCATGGCTTCAATCCTTTCGCTCCACAAAAGAAAAGACTTTGGTCAGCACCCGCCATCCCCCCTCTGTGTTGATCAGTGTCAGTAGGTCTTGATAGTTGCGGCCCATCATGGTCATGCGCGCCTCGACAACGCCGATCCGTTCCCCTTTGAGGGCAATCCGTTCGATCACCTCCTCGCGCGGGTC
This is a stretch of genomic DNA from Phaeobacter gallaeciensis DSM 26640. It encodes these proteins:
- a CDS encoding tautomerase family protein; this encodes MPYVNIKVTQEGGPNGIGPSAEEKAQLVEGVTDLLQRVLNKDPSTTFVVIDEVPLDNWGIQGRPVSHIRAAQS